The Propionispora hippei DSM 15287 DNA window CGCCTACCTGTTTGAATTGACCGGCAATCCCGATCTGACTGAACAGGTCGGCGACCGGATGATTCATTTCGTGGCTAATTATGCCAATAAGACCTTCGAACCCTGCTTTAATCTACCCTTGCTGCCGGATATGCCGCAGGAACAGATCGATCACCTGATGAGCGCCATCGATGAAGGCTTCCAGCAAAATTGCCGGGAAATCAACGAAATGATCAGTAAAATCATTTTTGAACGGATGTATTTCGAGGTGGAATACTATGAACAATTTAATAGCCGTCCGCCCAGCACCTTAAGCCAAGTTAAAAACAGGCCGTAGCGGCTTCGGCAATCAAACAGGCGGGCTGTTCTGGATACATTCCAGGACAGCCCGCCTGTTTGATTTTTACATAGCCAGCAGCGCCGCCCGGATGTTCTCGGTGACAATGCCGCCATGATAGCAAACCATTCTTGCTATATCATAATTCAGAAACTTCCGGCTGGACTGCCAGGCCAGTTCCATATCCAGGGTATACTGCGGGTTAGCAAACAAGAGCCGGCCCGCCTCGGCTACCAGGGCATCGCCGGTAACCAGCGTCTTACTTTCCTTAAGGTATACCGAAATATGCCCGGGCATATGCCCCGGTGTGGCAATAATTTCGAGACCGCCGCCCCAGGGAAAGCAGTCCCTGTCCTGAACAAGAATATCCACTGTTGCCGGCTCCAGCGCTGCCAGCCGGTCTTGAAATTCCCTGGCCGTGGCTTTTTGCTCCTCCGGCAGGCCGGCATGCAGGGCTTCCGCCTGCTGCAGCCGCAGCGATTTTTTCTCGCCGGCGATATACGGCGCCTCTTCCCTGGCTGCCACTACCTGCACCCCGGGATAGGCTTTTTTGCAGGCGGCCAGCGAGCCCATATGGTCATAGTCGTGATGGGTGATGATGATTTTTGTCAGCCGGTCCAGCTCCACCCCCTGCTCTGCCGCAGCCTGCTTAAGCAAAGGCAAGCTGCCGGGATAACCACAGTCAATCAGTACAAGTTCCTTATCGTCGCTTACGATAACGGGATGCACCTCCTTGGGCACACCGGCTCCCTGCAGGGTTAACACAGTCACCAGATTCATTTTCCTTCCCCTCCTTCTGACGAATACAACCTGCCGTCTGGTTGAAACAAGCCGCCCTCTTGTCCTACGGCCGGCAAGATGGCGATCAGATCATCAATAAATCGCTTTACCGTCTGCAATTCTGCCGGACTGTACTGACCGAACTGGTTCGTAAACTGATCCCGCGCAATTCTATGCAGACGGGCATGGAGTCCAAAAGCCTGTTTGCCCAACGGCGTGAGGTTATAGTAGATTTCTTTTTGATTATCGGGCAGACGCCGCACTTCGATCAAATCTTTTTTAATTAATTTAGCAGCGATTTTGGATATGCCGCCTTTGGTCATGTTCATCTGCTTGGCAATGGCTGTCGTGTTCAAGCCGGCATGGCGTTCCATGCAGTCGAGAACATGACATTCGGTCAAGGACAGGCCGATCTGCTGCAGGCGCCCATCAATTTGCCCGGCCAACGCCGCCTGCAGCAAAACTTCCTCCTGTCCTTCCAGCGTCTCCACATGATACACCAGCGTTTCGATTTTACCGATTAACTCTTTCAGTTCTGCTTCTTTCTGCTTCATAGTCCCAACCCGCTCAATAGTATTTATGTCTATTATAGCGCATTAACCGGTAAAATAAAATAAATCCGCCCCGAATTGTTTACATGGAAACATTTTTCCGTTATAATAAAATTGTTTATAAGGAAACAATAAACTTAAAGGAGTGATCTAGCATGAAAATTGATCTATCGGTAACACTGACCGAAGACCTTTTGCAGTCATTTTTTCAGCTTGATGCAGCCGGTCAAATCCCTCCTGTCGGGAAATTCGGCCACATCGGAACACATTTTGATGTCATGGACAAAACCTTTTCCCTGGATAACACGGAGCGGGAAGGCATCCTGTTTGATGTCAGCCATATACGGGACAGAGAAATTGAAGTAACCGATATTGCTGCCACGGTCATTCAGGAGGATGACTTTGTTCTGTTTTATACAGGCTGGCTGCAAGAGCACCCCTATGGCAGTCCCGGTTATTTTAAAAATCATCCCGAGCTGTCTCAGGCACTGATCACCTCTTTGGTAAATAAAAAAGTAAGTCTCATCGGCGTGGATATGGCAGGAATCCGCCAGGCGGCAGGACACGCACAGGCCGACCAGTACTGCGCCGATCACCATATTTTCGTCATTGAAAACCTGGCCAATCTGGACATAGTAATGCAAAAAGCCCAGGGCCGTCGTTTCCTGGTCCATACCTATCCGGTCAATTACGCCGGCCTGTCCGGCCTCCCCTGCCGGGTAGTTGCCGAAATATAAAACACGAGTCCGAAAACCGCTTGCTACAGATAGTTACCCCTCTATACCAAATTGCCTTACACAGAACGGAGCCTTTGTCATAAAAGAGTACAACTGCCCGTTCTGTTTTCTTGTTCGGCCTTTTTTGGAAACATACGTTCCGCAGGATGAAAAATTGCCGGCTTACGTTAAGAAATCCGCGCTGTGCCCTTTGGGTATTTGTTTGAGCGAAGCGAGTTTACGGATTTTAGTAAGCCGGCAATTTTTCAAGTATGTTGGAGAACAGGCCTAGCCTTTTTGGTCCTTTTGGGGCAATGCCAAAAGGATGTCTGACTATTTGGCAGCACATCCAGACTGTAATACATAAACAAGATTATTATGCAACAGCATTATTACACTTCGTTTGCCATGGCCAGCAGCGTATCCATAAGTACATCGGTGCCGGCTGCAATATCGGCAAAGTCGGTCCATTCTTCGGCGCTATGGCTGATGCCGTTTTTGCTGGGTACAAAGATCATCGCCACCGGGGCAAACTCACCGACTAGCATAGAATCATGGAAGGCGCCGCTGATTACCTTTTGATAGGAAATGCCGCGCTGGCGGCAGGCCGCCTCAATCTTAGCCATCATCGCCGGATTGCAGTGCATCGGCTGGTCGTTATTGTATTCGGTCAGGCTGACCTGAACGCCGCGTTTTGCCTCAATGCCGGCAATCACCGCTTTTAGCCTGGCCACCAGACGCTCTTTGGCGTCAAAATCACAGTCGCGGATATCAATAGAGAACTTTACCTTGCCCGGAATGACATTGACCGCATTGGGACAGACTTCCACCCGCCCTATGGTAGCCGTCGTATATTCGCTGTCCGACTCGCGGGCCAGTTTTTCCAATGCCAGACCGATTTCACAGCTTGCCGCGTAGGCATCGCGCCGCTCCTCCATGGAAGTGCCGCCGGCGTGGGACTGGCAGCCGGTCACCTCGATATCGAAGTTGGTCGGCGCACAGATGGTTTTGACAACTCCCACCGTTTTCCCTGCCCGCTCTAATACGCCGGTTTGATCAATATGCAGCTCCACCGCGCCGTATACCGCACCCGGCTTGATAGGAATTTCAGCAAACCGTGCCAGGTCATAGTCAAGCTCGGTAAGCACCTCCGGCAGATTCCGCCCCCCCTTGTCCACCAGCTTATAGGCATCGGCCAGGTTTAGTTTGCCAGCCAGCGCCCGGCTGCCCAGACAGCCAAGTTCAAAGCGGGTAGGTTCTTCCGAAGTGTACACCACCACGACAATACTCCGTTCAAAGGTGGCGCCGGCTGACCGGATCAGCCGCACCGCCTCTAAACCGGCCACCACGCCGCTCATGCCGTCAAACATGCCGGCATGGAGCACCGTATCAATGTGCGATCCCGTCCAGACCGGCGGCAGTTCCGGCTGACGGCCCGGCAAAATGCCGAAAATATTGCCGATCCCGTCTTCTTTTACCGTCAGCCCAAGCTTTCGCATTTCGTCCTTTACATATTGTCTGGCCTCCATCTCGGGCTTGGTGAACAAAACCCGTGTAGTACCGGCTCCCGGCGTGGAGTTATAGGTGTTGATCGTTTCCAGCCAATGGCGGATGTTAGCTGCACTTGCCTGCTTTGTCATAATAACGCCACCTTCGTTCTGCTTCCTTTTACATTACATTTTGTGGCGTCTTAGCCAGCCACTGTTTTATATTCTCAAAGGCAATAACCGCCCGTTTGACCAAAGCCTCCTTGGTCGCAAAACCAACATGGGGCGCCAAAATGACGTTGGGCGCCTGCAGCAGCGGCTGTCCGGCCGGAATAGGCGGCTCCTGTTCAAAAACATCCACCGCCGCCCCGGCCAGCCGCCCTTCTGTCAGGGCTTCAGCCAACGCCGCGGCATCAACAACAGGACCGCGGGCCGTATTAATCAAAACAGCGCTCTGTTTCATCAGCGCCAGCTTCTCTCGGTTAATCAACTCCCTGGTCTGTTCCATAAGCGGTACATGGAGCGATACGATATCACAGGTTGCCAGCAGCGTATCCAAATCCACATAGCGGATGCCCGGGCTGTCCTTCACCGTCCGGCTGTAGGCATACACCTCGCAGCCAAAGGCCCGGGCCAGCGCCGCCACTTTCAGCCCGATGGCACCGGTGCCGACAATACCGAATTTTTTTCCTGCCAGTTCAAATCCGATCAGTCCGTCCTTGGTCCCGCCCCGGCGCACCGCCGTGTCACAGGCAATCAGACGGCGATACAAGCCAAGCACCAGCCCGAAGACCAGCTCGCCGACCGCCTCATTGGAGTAGCCGGCGCAATTGCAGACGGTAATGTTGTTCCGCCGGCAATAAGCCATATCAATGTGATCAATGCCGGTAAAGGCCACCGACAGCATGGTAATCTGCGGGCACTGGGCCAGCACCGCTTCGCGGTAGGGCATATTGGCCAGCACAACGATATCGGCGGCCCGGGACCGGGCCACCACCTCCGCCTGATCGGCGGGCGGACTGTCGTAGTAGGTAATGTCGGCGTCTTTTCCCAGCACTTGGGCGGCAATTTGCAGTAGTTTTTCCCGTTCGACGCCCAAGGGTTCAATAATGGCAATTTTCATAGTATCCTCCTCTGTTATAACGTGACATCCCGGTTGCAGTCCTTGGAATAAATATAGGCAAATAGGTCCCGCCCCACCCCGTAGGCGCCCTGGGGCACATAAGGACCGAACCACATAAAGTCGTCCTTTTTGATCGGCAGCCAGGTGTTTTCCATCAGGTACATCCCCTCGCCGCTTAAAATATAGGCGCCATGCTCCTGCACGTGAGTTTCCACAAAAGGATGGCAGCCCCCCGGCTCAAAGGCTAAAATATGCATATTCATATCAAACCCCAGCCCGGTAGGCAGCAAGTCCTTGATATATACATTGGCCATATCGTCATAGTTCCGGTAAGCGATCTCATTGACGTTGCCGGCGCAAGTATAGGCAGCTTTCCCGGCCAGCGGGAGATACCTCTGTTTATACAAAAGCAGCTTGCTCGGCACTTCACTGGTAAAGGCAATACCCGCACCGGCCGGCGCGTAGATAAAGCCGCCGGCAGTCAGCACAAAACGTTCCTGACCAACCGTAACAGCCAACGCTCCTTCGATGCAGTACAAAAAGCTTTCGATTGCCGGTTCGCCGCCGAAAGGGGCTGTTGTCCGGCCGCCCGGCGCCGCTTCCACCACATACTGGACAAAGCCGGCGCCCATTTTCGGCGAGGCCACAATACTAACCCGGCAGTTTTCGATATAAGGAATGACATTATTGACCAACCCGTCCTTCGGTATGATGGCATACAGGCCCGGTTTCACGATGGCGCGGGTACTTAATACATCATTTGGATATCCCATGATTTTTCCTCCTACGGCAAATTTTCCAGCGTATCCAGCACAGCCAGCACGGCTTTTGCCAGATGGCGGCTGTCGCTATATTCCTCCGGGCAATGGCTGCGGCCGCCCCGGCTGGGCACAAACACCATAGCCGTCGCCACCGCCGTCGCCAGTTGCAGGGCATCATGACCGGCGCCGCTGGGCAAATAGCCGAAAGCATAGCCCCGGCGGCGGCAGCTATTTTCCAGCAGCCCCTGCAAGGTCCGATCCAGTTCCGCCGGCCGTACCGTCAGCGTGCGGCTTACTTCGCAGCCGGCCTGCCGCATCCGGGCCAGTTTCCTGATAAAGCCCAGAATGTCATCTTCCATGGCCTGTATATCGGCTTCCCAGCGGCTCCGGATATCCAGATTGCACACTACCTGCCCGGCAATGGTGTTCACCACATTAGGTCGGATATCGCAAAAGCCGACGGTGGCGACAGCCTCAGGATAGGTCAGTGCCGTATCCTCAACCTTGCTGATCAGCCGGGCGGCCAGCGCCAGCGCGTCGGTCCGCATGGTCATCGGCGTGGTCCCCGCGTGATCCGGGCGTCCCTGCAGGCTGATCACATAGCGGCGCATACCGACAATGCCGCTGACAATGCCGATTTCCCGCTGCTGCTGTTCCAGCACCGGCCCCTGCTCACAGTGAATTTCAATAAAACAGCGGATGGTAGTTAAGTCCCAGGCAGCCTGGCTAATCTGCCCTGGCTCCAGTCCGAAGTCTCGCATGGCTGCCGCCAGACTGACCCCCTCGCCGTCATGGATAGCGGTCAACTGGGCCGGCTGCCACAGACCTAAAAACGCTTTACTGGAGAAAAAGCCGCCGCCAAACCGTACGCCTTCCTCATCATTGGTGGCCACCACCTCCAGCGACCAGGGCAGGCGCCGGCCGGCCGCCGCCAGTTCCCGCACCAGTTCCAGGCCGCATACCACACCGGCGATGCCGTCAAAAGCGCCGCCGTGCGGCACCGAGTCATAATGGGAGCAAAGCACCACCGTTTGCGCTGTTTGGCCTTCATACCGCCCAATCAGGGCTCCCGATGCATCCAACCGTACAGTCATACCCGCCTGCTTCATGGCTTCCGTCAGGTAATCAATCGCCTGACGGGCTTCGGCGGTAAAGGGGAGCCGGGTAACACCCTCCAGGGTTGACGAAAAGCAGCGCAGCTTTGCCAAATGACCCTTAATCCGTTCCGTCAGCCGCGCCAATTGCAGTTCCATAGTTATTCCTCCCTGCAGCGGCGGACCAGTTGACCGGTACCCTCGTCCCGCAACCGGCAGTTTTCCATCACAACCTGCCCCCGGACGATGGTCATAACCGGCGCGCCGGTGCCGCTAAGACCGGTAAAGGCCGAAAATTTGTGCTTGTAAAGCAGCTCATCAGCGGTAATTTCCCAGTTTCTTTGTGGGTCAATCACGGTAAAATCAGCATCCCGGCCGGGTATGACGGCACCCTTGACACCATACAGACCGAAAATAGCCGCCGGATTTAGACTCATCACCCGGGCCACCAGCGACGGGTCCGCTCCCTTTTGGTTGACCGCCAAATCCCAAAAAGTCTGCAATGAAGTCTGCACCCCGCTGATGCCGCCCCAGGCGCCAAAGGTACCGGTCTCGGAAGCTTCCGCCTTCTCTTCCGGCGTACAGGGCGAGTGATCGGAGCAAATGCAGTCCAGCGTGCCGTCCAACACATAGTCCCACAGCTTTTCCCGGTCGGCTGCCGTCCGAAGCGGCGGCGAACACTTAAACCGGGGCCCTTCGTTCACCAGGTCCTCCCCGGTAAACAGCAAGTAATGTACGCAGGTCTCGGCCGTAATATCCAGCCCCTTTATTTTAGCCTGCCGGATGGCTTCCGCCACGGCCGGGTGGGAAACATGACAAATATGGGCCCGGCCTTCCGTTTTATCCAGCAAAGCGATAATGTCGTTAACGGCTTTCAGCTCAGCCTCGACCGGTCGCGCCGCCAGATAATCGCGGCGGCCGGTTTTTCCGGCAGCCAGACTGGCGGTCTGCAGCCGTTCAATCATGTCGTGATCCTCACAGTGAAAGCCGGCCAACCCGCCAAACTCCCGCAAAGTAACCAGCACCTGTTCAATTTCCGCTATATCCAGCGCCGTATAATCCTGGCCCGGATTGCACATAAAGCATTTAAAAGCCAGCGCGCCGGCTTCCTGCAAACCGATCAGTTTATCCAGATTTGTTTTGACCAGAGCGCCCCAAAAGCCGTAATCAATGGCTGATTTTCCCTGCAGCAGTTCCGCCTTGCGGACAAAGACCTCCTGGTCGATAACCGGCGGTCTGTTCTGCATCGGCATGTCGATCACCGTTGTCACGCCGCCGGCTGCGGCCGCCCGGCTGCCCTGAGCGAATTCTTCCCGCCAGGTATAGCCCGGTTCGTTAAAATGCACATGGCAGTCAATCACGCCCGGCAGCAGGTATTTCCCTGTCAAATCCAGCACCTGCCGCGCCGGCACCGGCGTTTCACCGGCCAGAACGGCGGCAACCTTGCCATCCTTTACCGCTACCGCCGCCGCAATCACTTCATCGGCGGTAACCACCCGGGCATTTTTTATTAACAGATCGTACACGGTGCCACCTTCCTTTACGACTTTATATTTACCGTTTCCAGATGGAGTGATATAATCTAGCCAAACTTACCAAGGTAACCCTGATTCAATGAACCCATCGGA harbors:
- a CDS encoding MBL fold metallo-hydrolase; protein product: MNLVTVLTLQGAGVPKEVHPVIVSDDKELVLIDCGYPGSLPLLKQAAAEQGVELDRLTKIIITHHDYDHMGSLAACKKAYPGVQVVAAREEAPYIAGEKKSLRLQQAEALHAGLPEEQKATAREFQDRLAALEPATVDILVQDRDCFPWGGGLEIIATPGHMPGHISVYLKESKTLVTGDALVAEAGRLLFANPQYTLDMELAWQSSRKFLNYDIARMVCYHGGIVTENIRAALLAM
- a CDS encoding MarR family winged helix-turn-helix transcriptional regulator codes for the protein MKQKEAELKELIGKIETLVYHVETLEGQEEVLLQAALAGQIDGRLQQIGLSLTECHVLDCMERHAGLNTTAIAKQMNMTKGGISKIAAKLIKKDLIEVRRLPDNQKEIYYNLTPLGKQAFGLHARLHRIARDQFTNQFGQYSPAELQTVKRFIDDLIAILPAVGQEGGLFQPDGRLYSSEGGEGK
- a CDS encoding cyclase family protein; translation: MKIDLSVTLTEDLLQSFFQLDAAGQIPPVGKFGHIGTHFDVMDKTFSLDNTEREGILFDVSHIRDREIEVTDIAATVIQEDDFVLFYTGWLQEHPYGSPGYFKNHPELSQALITSLVNKKVSLIGVDMAGIRQAAGHAQADQYCADHHIFVIENLANLDIVMQKAQGRRFLVHTYPVNYAGLSGLPCRVVAEI
- a CDS encoding Zn-dependent hydrolase, with the translated sequence MTKQASAANIRHWLETINTYNSTPGAGTTRVLFTKPEMEARQYVKDEMRKLGLTVKEDGIGNIFGILPGRQPELPPVWTGSHIDTVLHAGMFDGMSGVVAGLEAVRLIRSAGATFERSIVVVVYTSEEPTRFELGCLGSRALAGKLNLADAYKLVDKGGRNLPEVLTELDYDLARFAEIPIKPGAVYGAVELHIDQTGVLERAGKTVGVVKTICAPTNFDIEVTGCQSHAGGTSMEERRDAYAASCEIGLALEKLARESDSEYTTATIGRVEVCPNAVNVIPGKVKFSIDIRDCDFDAKERLVARLKAVIAGIEAKRGVQVSLTEYNNDQPMHCNPAMMAKIEAACRQRGISYQKVISGAFHDSMLVGEFAPVAMIFVPSKNGISHSAEEWTDFADIAAGTDVLMDTLLAMANEV
- a CDS encoding NAD(P)-dependent oxidoreductase; protein product: MKIAIIEPLGVEREKLLQIAAQVLGKDADITYYDSPPADQAEVVARSRAADIVVLANMPYREAVLAQCPQITMLSVAFTGIDHIDMAYCRRNNITVCNCAGYSNEAVGELVFGLVLGLYRRLIACDTAVRRGGTKDGLIGFELAGKKFGIVGTGAIGLKVAALARAFGCEVYAYSRTVKDSPGIRYVDLDTLLATCDIVSLHVPLMEQTRELINREKLALMKQSAVLINTARGPVVDAAALAEALTEGRLAGAAVDVFEQEPPIPAGQPLLQAPNVILAPHVGFATKEALVKRAVIAFENIKQWLAKTPQNVM
- the allE gene encoding (S)-ureidoglycine aminohydrolase, translating into MGYPNDVLSTRAIVKPGLYAIIPKDGLVNNVIPYIENCRVSIVASPKMGAGFVQYVVEAAPGGRTTAPFGGEPAIESFLYCIEGALAVTVGQERFVLTAGGFIYAPAGAGIAFTSEVPSKLLLYKQRYLPLAGKAAYTCAGNVNEIAYRNYDDMANVYIKDLLPTGLGFDMNMHILAFEPGGCHPFVETHVQEHGAYILSGEGMYLMENTWLPIKKDDFMWFGPYVPQGAYGVGRDLFAYIYSKDCNRDVTL
- a CDS encoding M20 family metallo-hydrolase, with amino-acid sequence MELQLARLTERIKGHLAKLRCFSSTLEGVTRLPFTAEARQAIDYLTEAMKQAGMTVRLDASGALIGRYEGQTAQTVVLCSHYDSVPHGGAFDGIAGVVCGLELVRELAAAGRRLPWSLEVVATNDEEGVRFGGGFFSSKAFLGLWQPAQLTAIHDGEGVSLAAAMRDFGLEPGQISQAAWDLTTIRCFIEIHCEQGPVLEQQQREIGIVSGIVGMRRYVISLQGRPDHAGTTPMTMRTDALALAARLISKVEDTALTYPEAVATVGFCDIRPNVVNTIAGQVVCNLDIRSRWEADIQAMEDDILGFIRKLARMRQAGCEVSRTLTVRPAELDRTLQGLLENSCRRRGYAFGYLPSGAGHDALQLATAVATAMVFVPSRGGRSHCPEEYSDSRHLAKAVLAVLDTLENLP
- the allB gene encoding allantoinase AllB is translated as MYDLLIKNARVVTADEVIAAAVAVKDGKVAAVLAGETPVPARQVLDLTGKYLLPGVIDCHVHFNEPGYTWREEFAQGSRAAAAGGVTTVIDMPMQNRPPVIDQEVFVRKAELLQGKSAIDYGFWGALVKTNLDKLIGLQEAGALAFKCFMCNPGQDYTALDIAEIEQVLVTLREFGGLAGFHCEDHDMIERLQTASLAAGKTGRRDYLAARPVEAELKAVNDIIALLDKTEGRAHICHVSHPAVAEAIRQAKIKGLDITAETCVHYLLFTGEDLVNEGPRFKCSPPLRTAADREKLWDYVLDGTLDCICSDHSPCTPEEKAEASETGTFGAWGGISGVQTSLQTFWDLAVNQKGADPSLVARVMSLNPAAIFGLYGVKGAVIPGRDADFTVIDPQRNWEITADELLYKHKFSAFTGLSGTGAPVMTIVRGQVVMENCRLRDEGTGQLVRRCREE